The Liolophura sinensis isolate JHLJ2023 chromosome 6, CUHK_Ljap_v2, whole genome shotgun sequence genomic sequence GTTACAGACATTTATGCCATTCATGACCTACAAGGAGACGATCTGGATTTTGGATTCGTAGATTTAGCGCCCTCAAGTTCACAGACTGTGTTGGCAACCACAGGAATTTACCAGGAAAGCCCTCTCACCTGTCCAAGCGTTGACTCTGTTATGTCCTCACCGGATATGGATGACTCGGGTTTTGTGAGTGAAACAGACGAGGACGTCGATCACCAGAGCATTCCTGCGGAGACTGTCCTCCCTTGTCAAGAAACAAGACGTGGACGCAAGAGGAGGCGATGTGCGCCAGCAAGCATAGAACACATCACAGTGTACAAGAGACGGAAGATAAGGGTCAGCGATGACAGAGATCTTTGATGGCCAGACACTGTCCCTCCAACCTTCTTGAATTTGGCTCACGAGATTGCAGAAGGCAGCTTCTCCTGTTTCAATATGAGAAAGACTTTAAGTGAGAACCTTCAATAAAAACTcttcattatttaaaatatataaaagtgcTATACATCAGGGACCAGTACAAAcaaatattactttatttatatgTGCTATTACAAATGTCCTTTTTTGGCAAAGGATGATTTCATGTGGCAATCTTTTAAATGTAGTGCTGTGTAAGCGCTCTGATAACAAGAGCGACGTTGTGTTACTGATTAAAATGGaagtttttttcatgaaaatcaatACTTTGGAGTTATGGATGTGCTGTTCTGATcgacatttatttacatgggATAAGATCGTTGACAATGTGTTCTTGTTTTTGGCGTGGTTCGAGCTCATTTTGGCAATGTGAGCAATATGTGCAACTGAGCGTTGACCTCATCAGCTAAAACGGTAAGACCAATTAGTATTAATTGGTGGCTCTCTGTCCATAATTACTGAGGGTAGAAGAATGTTGTCTGAGGCGTGGGTAAGGTCAATGCACAAATCAGAATGGAGAAACTCAAAAAGTACAGCGATGGAATTTACGAGACCATCTTGGTACAAGCAGCTAGCGATGCTGTGAAATCAAACGGAGCATCGTCGTTAATGGCAAAGGACAGTTCGGGAGTTCAGAATAACCATCAAATTCAAAGGTCTACTTGAGGGAACAAAGCATATGTTAAATCGGTGGTAATCTAATGGAAAGTGGGGGTCTGAGTGAGACATTTCATCATAGACATTGCATTCCACCCCTCCACAACTGCTGTTAAAGCCGTCTGGACAGAAGCAACTTAAAGCAAAGTTAAAACGAGCTTAAACTTCACAAAGAGTGTGACTAATAAGCATACCGTCGGTTTAGCGCTGCACGTTGTCCAACTCTTCGTGGAGAGTCTGCAATACGGCAACAATGCCAACAAGTTGAAACGCTGAATTCTGGCAAGTGCACATAACTTGGCACCAGATCAGCACTTTGTCTCAATTAATTCATCTCCTGAATTTATAGAATAAGTGTTCAGTATTGGATTGATTGAACGCTATCGGGGATGTATGTGTATTAGGTTTGTGTAGATTTGAAGCTTCAGAAAACAACGATAGAATGAGGACACCACGAGCAGCAGACCAAACTCTTAACGCCGTTTTCAAGTATAAGGAAACAATGATGGGAAGAGCAAATTAAGTCACACTGAGAGGATTCACCCACTGAGTAAAGATGGGTTGAATAATGTCTTCGGTCGATTGTGTATGTTTCAGTGAAGCAAATGGAGATGGTAGTTATTCCACCCGCCCCGCCCACCCATGCAAACCCGACACTCATTGGTATCATGGAAGTAGAATGAGAGTCGCGCATACGGTGATGggtatatttattatatgtacttCTAATTTGCTATACAGCAACTTCAAAACATTTGTGGTAAGAGTATTATGATGTTTATTGATATCATACTATACCGCTTACCAAAGTTTAtcccattttttttaacactttcCTTAGTACTCCTGGGACACCAAACGTGTATTAAATCGTTTAAAACCAGTgagaattattttttatttatggaaATAGTAGACTATTATCACAAAGAAGGGGTTAAATAttcatacttaataattttataGTCAATTAACAATATAAACAATTGATGCAACGTTGGATGAAAAGGGTGGCGGACTGGTGTGTTGATTATTGCTCAGTGTATAATCGAAGTGGCCATTGTCTTCACTATCAGTGAGGTTGTGACATTAATCAAATGTACAGAATGATTGACAAGGTAAAGAACCGTGGGGTGGACGCTGAACTCAACAGGCTGTGAAACCGTCTTGTCATGAGTAGGACAGTATTGTTGAGTCGTAAGAATAACTGAACCAACAAGGCACCGCTAGTACAACCCACTGTGTACATGTCTCAAACAATCTTTTGCAATGGAGGTCGTGTCAAACCATGATCGACTTAAAACTCAAATTATCAACATTTGCATACCGTAGTGTTAAGgctctt encodes the following:
- the LOC135469401 gene encoding uncharacterized protein LOC135469401 — protein: MSENHEELLDLIDIYAIHDLQGDDLDFGFVDLAPSSSQTVLATTGIYQESPLTCPSVDSVMSSPDMDDSGFVSETDEDVDHQSIPAETVLPCQETRRGRKRRRCAPASIEHITVYKRRKIRVSDDRDL